The following proteins are encoded in a genomic region of Helicobacter macacae MIT 99-5501:
- the lptA gene encoding lipopolysaccharide transport periplasmic protein LptA yields the protein MKIFGSICSVFVDCRVWLGFWLRLYLLVGIFALCSVAWGDELLIDAKQVFADEKRGITSAEGSVHITKERDTLNADKVNVYMSKERKPFKFEAIGNVDFHIFTEDGRELKGKSDTLIYLIEQSEYQLIGRAEAREIGKPNYLKGERIIFNNKENFANVQSEGDAPVRVIIDLNDIQQKK from the coding sequence ATGAAAATATTTGGCAGTATTTGTAGTGTTTTTGTGGATTGTCGTGTTTGGCTTGGCTTTTGGCTACGACTTTATTTGCTTGTGGGGATTTTTGCGCTTTGTAGTGTTGCTTGGGGTGATGAGCTACTTATCGATGCTAAGCAGGTATTTGCCGATGAGAAGCGGGGTATAACAAGTGCGGAGGGAAGCGTGCATATCACAAAGGAGCGCGATACGCTAAATGCTGATAAAGTCAATGTCTATATGAGCAAAGAGCGCAAACCATTTAAATTTGAAGCGATTGGCAATGTGGATTTTCATATTTTCACTGAAGATGGGCGAGAGCTAAAAGGAAAGAGCGATACGCTTATCTATCTAATCGAGCAAAGCGAATATCAGCTTATCGGCAGAGCAGAAGCACGCGAGATTGGCAAGCCAAACTATCTAAAGGGCGAGAGAATCATATTTAATAATAAAGAGAATTTCGCAAATGTTCAAAGCGAGGGCGATGCCCCTGTGCGCGTGATAATTGATTTGAACGACATACAACAAAAAAAGTGA
- a CDS encoding KdsC family phosphatase has product MIKLLLIDVDGTLTDGKITLIENPQTNSIMESKSFNIKDGLGIVAWLKMGKEVALISGRESPSTRARAEELGITRVFLGVEDKASTARKIMSGLEVQKNEVACIGDDVNDLAMFSQSGLRFAPADANMQIKKHADIVLNSRGGEGAVREMIDFIISRDEKEQAEFLALYHKI; this is encoded by the coding sequence ATGATTAAACTACTTCTTATCGATGTCGATGGCACACTCACAGATGGCAAAATCACGCTTATAGAAAATCCGCAGACAAACTCCATAATGGAATCAAAAAGTTTCAACATAAAAGACGGACTAGGAATCGTGGCGTGGCTAAAGATGGGTAAAGAAGTCGCCCTTATCTCTGGGAGAGAATCCCCTAGCACGCGTGCTAGAGCAGAGGAGCTAGGCATTACGCGGGTGTTTTTGGGCGTGGAGGACAAAGCAAGCACAGCACGCAAAATAATGTCTGGACTAGAGGTGCAAAAAAACGAAGTTGCCTGCATAGGCGATGATGTCAATGACTTGGCGATGTTTTCTCAAAGTGGCTTGCGCTTCGCACCTGCAGATGCAAATATGCAGATAAAAAAACACGCTGATATAGTGCTAAATTCTCGTGGTGGAGAGGGTGCAGTAAGAGAGATGATAGACTTTATCATCTCGCGTGATGAAAAAGAGCAAGCAGAATTTTTAGCCCTATATCACAAAATCTAA